ATTCACACGTTGATCACGGAGTGGCATGTGCCGAGTGTGGAGGCGTATGAGCAGTTGGGATTGGAAGTGTTGCGGGTAGAGGTCTAGAAACCACGCAAATTAATTTAAACCTTTACCACCCCCATCGGATCAACTCTCCCATATCCCATCCATCAGGAGAGACTCGATCATGCGTTCAGACCTTAACGGCAAGAAGATTCTGGTCATCACATCCAACACCGGTATCGAGCGCGATGAACTGCTCAAGCCCCTGGAAGCCTTACGTGAATTTGGCGCAACGGTAACCCATGGTTCCAGCAAAGGCGGCACCACCCAGACCTTCGTCGGTGATACCGAAAAGGACACAACAGTTGAATCCGATGCGAAGCTGTCCGAGCTGTCGGGGAGTGATTTCGATGCATTGGTGATTCCCGGCGGCACCGTCAACGCGGACACATTGCGCCAGGATGCAGCAGCGCAGAAGTTGATCAATGAGTTCGTCACGGCAGGTAAAACCATAGCGGCGATCTGTCATGGGCCATGGGCGCTGATCGATGCCGGCGTGATCAAGGGCAAGACCCTGACCTCTTACAAAAGCGTGCGTATCGACCTGGAAAATGCCGGTGCTGCTGGCTGGGTCGATGCCGAGATCAAGGAATGCCGGGCCAACGGTTGGACCTTGATTACCTCGCGCACACCAGATGATCTACCGGCCTTCAATCATGCGATTGCCAAGGCAGTGGCGGGCTGACTCGCCACTGGCAGAATGCAAACAGGCGCCTCAAAGGCGCCTGTTTTTTTCGTTCATGCCTCAGCTTTTGCGGTGTTCCGGCATCTCACGCTTGGGCCCGAACATCGCCCAGGCAATCAAGCCGAACAGCGGTACAAAAATCAGAATCACCAGCCACAAACCCTTGCTCTCCCACCCCCCGGTGCTGCGCAGTACTGTATTGATCGCCCACAATTCCAACAGCAACAGAATCACTGCCAAGCCGATCCAGATATATTGAATTTCCATGCTTCACCTCCTAGGTCGTATGCATTAGGTCAAGCATCGGCCTTGAGGGTTCATTAAAAATTGCGCGAAGAGCCGCTCGTCGCTCCGGCACCCGGCGTATAAAACTTTGATTTCCCGCAGGCACTCCCAATTAAGCAAGGCCAAACCTCCATGCGATAGGGGATTGCGTCATGAAGACCAGAACGTCCCGAAGGATTTTGCTTATCGTCAGCCTGTCAGCCCTGTTGACCGGCCCCGCCCTCGCCGCCTTTGGCGACAACACCAACGCGCCTGCGGCCAACGCCCTGCCGCCAGGCACTTACCCCAGCAGCCAGTCCGACAGCGACAAGAAACCCAAGGGCACCGACAAGCAGCCACCCAAGCCGGCTGACAGCCGTAAGGACACCAAGGAAAAGCCCCGCTCAGGCAGTTGACGACTCAACCGTCACCGGCGGCTCAGGCGCAAGCCCCCAGTCGCCGTGTTCGTACCAGTCATCACCGAGCATCTCGGCCGGGTGCATGGTGCGGTCGGCACCGTTGCCGCAAGCCAGGTCGGCCGCACCGCAGTAGCGGTCGCAGCCCCAGCAGATACGTTCGGGGTGTTTGGGGTGCAACGGAAAAGGCTTGGCCATGGCTGTGCTCCTTACTCCGGACAGAGCCCCCACCCTACTGCTGACGCGCGGCTGTGGACTTGACTGAAATCAAACCCACAGTCCGCACTGTTTCGGCGCCCGCTTCAGGCTAAACCTTGAAACGCGCCACCGTCTGGTGCAGCGCCCCCGCCATGCCCGCCAGGTCATGCCCCGCCGTCTCGGTATGCAACGCCCCTTCCAGCACCTGCTGCGACAAGTTGCGAATGCCCACCAGGTTGCGATCCACTTCGCGCGCCACCAGGGCCTGTTCCTCGGTGGCGCTGGCGATCATCATGTTGCGCTCGTTGATCTGCGAAATAGACCGGGTGATCTCATCCAAGGCTTCACCCGAACGCTGTGCCACGCCAAGGGTCGCCTGTACGCGCTCGCTGCTGCTGTGCATGGCCGCAACTGCGTGCTCGGTGTCCTGGCGGATGTTGCCGATCATCTGCTCGATCTCCTGGGTCGACGCCTGGGTACGATGGGCCAGCGCCCGCACCTCATCGGCGACCACCGCAAAGCCGCGTCCGGCATCGCCGGCACGGGCCGCTTCGATGGCGGCATTGAGGGCCAGCAGGTTGGTCTGGTCGGCAATGCTGCGGATCACTTCCAACACGCTACTGATGTCTTGCACGCGGCCCGCCAGTTGCTGGATGCGCTCGGAGGTTTCCACGACGCCAGCGGCCAAGGTGTTGATCGACACCACGGTTTCCTGCACCTGGGCACGGCCGCGCTGGGCGGTCTGTTCCGACAGGCGCGAGGCCTCGCTGGTGCTCACGGCGTTGCGCGCGACCTCATCCACGGCAGCGGTCATTTCATTCACCGCCGTGGCAGCTTGTTCGATTTCATGACCCTGGGACTGCAAGCTGCTGCTGGTCTGGCTGCTGACCGCGCTGAGCTCTTCGGAGGAACTGGCCACGCCGTCCACCGACGCCGCAATATGGCGCACCATCTGGTTGAGGTTCTGCTGCATCTGATGCAGGTTGCGCATCACACTGCCCTCGGCGCTGTTGCCCACCGGCACGTTGATGGTCAGGTCGCCCTGGGCGATATGGCTCAACACACGCGCGGCTTCGTCCGGCTCGCCGCCCAAAGGACGGATCACGCTGCGGGTGACGATCACGGCGGCAGTCACCACCAACGCCACGCACAGCAAAAGCAGCCCGATCATGTTGCGTCGGGCGTCGTCGTACAGCGCCTGCGCGGCCTGCTCACGCTCGGCGAACAAACGCCCCTGCATGGCCATCAACGCGTCCAGGCTCTTGAACACTTCAAGCTCGGCCGGCACCACCTGCTGCTTGAGCTGGGCCAGGCCCTGCTCGCGGGCGCCTTGCTTGATCAGTGCCTGCACCTGCGTGAACGCCGCCACGTAGGTTTCACGATGGGCCTTCAAGGTCGCATAGGCCGCCTTGCCTTCGGCGGTATCGAGCAGCGGCTCCAGGATGGCGAACGCCTGGGTGATGCGCTGCCGAGTGGTGCCAATGGCGTCCTGGGCCTGCTGGTTGTCCTGGTCAATCAGCAGGTCGCGGGTGTTGCGGCCGTTATCGCGCACGCCGGTGGCGATCACCATGATCGGCGCGATTTTGGGCCAGTCCTGCTGCACAATCTGTTCGGATTGTTGCTTGAGGGTTGCCAGGTCGTGCAAGGCATAGAACACCAAACCGACCAGGGCCAGCGGCGCAATCGCGAAACCGATGACAATGCGTTGTGCCGTGGTTAACTGCTTCATTCTGAACATTCCTTGATGAAAACCTGCCCACCATGGGCAGCATCGATAAAAACCGGCTGAGGGTGCGGGTCACCCTCGCAATACAAAAGCGGGAAACAACTCGCGCAGACGGCCCCACAACTCCGGCAACGCGGCCTGTGCCGGGGCACTCGGCAGTTGCGTATCGAGCATGCTGGCGGTGCGCACCCTCTGCACGGCAAAGCGCTGCACACCACGGGCCTGCAAACGTTGGGCCAGGAGCAACAGGCGCGGTGGGTCGATCAGGTGCCAATGCACGGTGGTGCGGCATTCCTACTCCACGCCGCTGGCGAGCAAGGTGTCGAGGCTGCGCCAGTTGGCGGCGCCGCTGCCCTTGACCTGGGTGATCGACTGGCAGTCTTCGGCCAGGGCCTTGACGTCAAACCCGACACAGTCGGCATGGCGCAAGGTATGGGCAAACCCCGCCGGCTTGATCCCAGCACTGTGCAAGCCGATGTGAAAACCCATCGCGCGCGCACCCCGGTAACTGCCAACGGGACATTCAGCAACCAAGCCACGCGTGCCGCCAGCCACAGCGCGGCCAACACCGCCAATGGCCCCCGCTGAGGCCGGGGCGACCGGTCCAGGTCTGCACTGCCGTCAGCAGGAACCCGGCGATGATCGCCAGGCCGGCGCCGAACAGCACCAGCAACACCCAGGGCATCAGCACCTTGGCGCGCTGGCCGACGCCCTGCTCTACCCGCACCATTACCCGTGCGGGGAGTTGATGGTGCAGTCGCGCCAGGATCAGCACTTCGAAAAACACCGTGCCGATAAAGATCAGCGCGGCGAACAGATGGGCCAGCAGAAACAGCAGGTAAAGCATGGTGGCCTCGCAGGTCGCGTCGAGGCTCCAGTGTGGTCGGCCTGACGCTGCCAAACCTTGATGCCGATCAAGCTAAACGCGCACGCCGAGCATGCCGGCGGTAATGACCAGTGTCACCAGCGCACCGATCCCGATCACCGTCCAGGTCAAGGTCGCGCAACGTGTTTCGCTCACCCCATGGTTGCGCAGTACCCCGCGCAAACCGCAGGCCAGGTGCGCGATCAGCAGGAACACCGCCAGGGAGTAATGCGGCACCAGGCGAATGCTCCAGGCATCGGCCAGCAAGCCCACCGGTTCGGCCACGGCCCAGGCGTAATCGGTGTCGGTGCCGAAGTAGCGTGCCAGGGTGAACACTGAGTTGATATGAGAGGCGATAAACAGCGCCAGGTAAGCGCCGGATGCCGTCTGCAAGGCATCCAGCAGGTCGGCGCGCTGCTGGGTCCTGGGGCGGATCAGCACCAGGCCGCTGAGTATCTGGAAGAAGAACGTGACAATGATGATCGGTTCCAGCCAGCCATTGCGGTAGACCCCGCGCAACACCTCCATCACCGCCCGATGCGCATCGCTGCCCAGCACGCCGAACAGATGGTTGAACAGATGCGGCGCCAGGAACACCAGCAGGATCGCCACCGACGCAATGCCATGGGCAACCCGCAGCTTGACGTAGGTACGCGCGTGCCGACTGAAATCAATGCTCGGCAATGTGCTCGACACCATCGAGAAGTAGGCGATCAACGCCAGCCACAGGCCGCTCCACACCCAGAGGTCATGGCCATTGATCTTCATCAGGTACAACAACACGCCCATCAACGTGTAGGCCGGCGGCGCGGCCACCGCCAGGCAGGCCAGGCGCCGTGCAAGTACCAGCCGTGCCGTCATCACCGGCTGTATGCCTGTGACGAAAACGCAGTAGAACGCCAGCACCGGCACCGCATAGGCACTCAACATCAA
The genomic region above belongs to Pseudomonas azotoformans and contains:
- a CDS encoding type 1 glutamine amidotransferase domain-containing protein; protein product: MRSDLNGKKILVITSNTGIERDELLKPLEALREFGATVTHGSSKGGTTQTFVGDTEKDTTVESDAKLSELSGSDFDALVIPGGTVNADTLRQDAAAQKLINEFVTAGKTIAAICHGPWALIDAGVIKGKTLTSYKSVRIDLENAGAAGWVDAEIKECRANGWTLITSRTPDDLPAFNHAIAKAVAG
- a CDS encoding PLDc N-terminal domain-containing protein codes for the protein MEIQYIWIGLAVILLLLELWAINTVLRSTGGWESKGLWLVILIFVPLFGLIAWAMFGPKREMPEHRKS
- a CDS encoding DUF3079 domain-containing protein: MAKPFPLHPKHPERICWGCDRYCGAADLACGNGADRTMHPAEMLGDDWYEHGDWGLAPEPPVTVESSTA
- a CDS encoding methyl-accepting chemotaxis protein; protein product: MKQLTTAQRIVIGFAIAPLALVGLVFYALHDLATLKQQSEQIVQQDWPKIAPIMVIATGVRDNGRNTRDLLIDQDNQQAQDAIGTTRQRITQAFAILEPLLDTAEGKAAYATLKAHRETYVAAFTQVQALIKQGAREQGLAQLKQQVVPAELEVFKSLDALMAMQGRLFAEREQAAQALYDDARRNMIGLLLLCVALVVTAAVIVTRSVIRPLGGEPDEAARVLSHIAQGDLTINVPVGNSAEGSVMRNLHQMQQNLNQMVRHIAASVDGVASSSEELSAVSSQTSSSLQSQGHEIEQAATAVNEMTAAVDEVARNAVSTSEASRLSEQTAQRGRAQVQETVVSINTLAAGVVETSERIQQLAGRVQDISSVLEVIRSIADQTNLLALNAAIEAARAGDAGRGFAVVADEVRALAHRTQASTQEIEQMIGNIRQDTEHAVAAMHSSSERVQATLGVAQRSGEALDEITRSISQINERNMMIASATEEQALVAREVDRNLVGIRNLSQQVLEGALHTETAGHDLAGMAGALHQTVARFKV